In a single window of the Papaver somniferum cultivar HN1 chromosome 8, ASM357369v1, whole genome shotgun sequence genome:
- the LOC113306463 gene encoding agamous-like MADS-box protein AGL97, producing MVKIVDPQKRMVTFLKRREGIKSKATELCRLFADIIVCIIVFSPGGKAFTFTNSPVGVCNMVQRFLEEQRKGKKQERENVHRSKNSTQCRDKAGVGNGSTDSFWWHNIDSEELGSCGEVKAFDEDCIIEDRNVEDAATSITEKHEAGETCCKDQHNLDLSLNLGW from the exons ATGGTAAAGATTGTTGATCCACAAAAGAGAATGGTAACTTTCttgaaaagaagagaaggtatcaAGAGTAAAGCGACTGAACTGTGCAGGTTATTTGCAGATATAATTGTCTGCATAATCGTATTCTCTCCTGGTGGAAAGGCTTTTACCTTTACTAATTCTCCAGTGGGTGTCTGTAATATGGTTCAACGGTTCCTGGAAGAACAGAGGAAAGGTAAGAAACAAGAAAGAGAGAATGTTCATAGAAGTAAGAATTCTACACAGTGCAGAGACAAGGCTGGTGTTGGGAATGGGAGTACTGATAGCTTTTGGTGGCATAATATAGACAGTGAAGAACTCGGTTCATGTGGAGAAGTTAAAGCCT TTGATGAAGACTGTATCATTGAAGACAGAAATGTGGAAGATGCTGCAACAAGTATTACTGAAAAGCATGAAGCTGGGGAGACATGTTGCAAAGATCAGCATAATCTTGATCTAAGTCTTAATCTTGGGTGGTAG
- the LOC113303979 gene encoding uncharacterized protein LOC113303979, with translation MISETLRFSGTSVLIILDKNLSSCFDILEMEVYYKGWKKLKRSAPQITEDNALSVPKSFVTCSRIFCSLGSRIKLPLIIYCHMSGSRSKSRRVRVMLRPRGDAVEAGCDAEVCNCILSKEDFQIL, from the exons atgatttcagaaacccTAAGATTTTCAG GTACGAGCGTATTAATTATTTTGGATAAGAATCTTTCAAGCTGCTTTGATATCTTGGAGATGGAGGTTTATTACAAAGGTTGGAAGAAATTAAAGCGCTCG GCCCCTCAGATTACTGAAGATAATGCTCTCAGTGTTCCCAAAAGTTTTGTCACTTGCTCACGCATTTTCTGTTCTC TTGGTAGTAGGATAAAACTTCCACTGATAATTTACTGCCATATGTCTGGTTCAAGATCTAAATCAAGACGAGT GAGAGTAATGTTGAGGCCAAGAGGAGATGCTGTAGAGGCAGGGTGTGATGCAGAGGTTTGCAACTGCATACTTAGCAAGGAGGATTTCCAAATTTTATAG